A window from Candidatus Equadaptatus faecalis encodes these proteins:
- a CDS encoding GNAT family N-acetyltransferase encodes MEIRYAEISDLDAVSAVEAECFPPEEAATLESFKQRLKYYPNHFWLLFDGEKLVSFVDGMVTDRSELTDDLYEDASLHDEKGAWQMLFGVNTIPAYRRKGCAAMLLRRAVEDAKAQGRKGLVLTCKDRLLHYYEKFGFVSEGISESVHGGAVWYKMRLTFDGAAK; translated from the coding sequence ATGGAAATAAGATATGCAGAAATTTCGGATCTTGACGCCGTTTCGGCGGTTGAAGCGGAATGTTTTCCGCCTGAGGAAGCCGCAACGCTCGAAAGTTTTAAGCAGAGGCTTAAATATTATCCTAATCATTTCTGGCTGCTTTTTGACGGCGAAAAGCTTGTTTCTTTTGTTGACGGCATGGTGACTGACAGAAGCGAGCTGACCGATGACCTGTACGAAGATGCTTCGCTGCACGATGAAAAAGGCGCGTGGCAGATGCTTTTCGGCGTTAATACTATTCCCGCATACCGCAGAAAAGGCTGTGCGGCAATGCTGCTGCGCCGCGCGGTCGAAGACGCGAAGGCGCAGGGCAGGAAAGGTCTTGTGCTTACCTGCAAGGACAGGCTGCTGCACTATTACGAAAAATTCGGTTTTGTCAGCGAAGGCATTTCGGAATCCGTGCACGGCGGCGCAGTCTGGTACAAAATGAGACTGACCTTTGACGGGGCTGCAAAATGA
- a CDS encoding Fic family protein: MANKNWQVELEGYIKQGEPEKTEKCAAWQTAIGLQAVDGLEPSEYLIRTAKEHIEGKIDMAAVKQRIKSYYEEISKHRVFESDNREADVVSTRITELLSEKTFQFSPVEWKIIHNRLFDGILGNAGKYRDCNITKKEWILNGDTVLYASFESIKNTVEYDFEQEKKYSYENLTVQDMIKHIAKFTADIWQIHPFIEGNTRATAVFIIKYLNTFGFAISNDAFEKNSLYFRNALVRANYNNFSKGIYAKTDYLERFFENLLIGTQHQLRNRNLHIDVPKVQNVQNDTLKNGTLKLTPKELAVYNAVTANPEATQKEIAELTKVSLITVKRITVVLQEKRLIKRINGKRNGRWEIV, from the coding sequence ATGGCAAACAAAAACTGGCAGGTCGAACTTGAAGGCTACATTAAACAAGGCGAACCGGAAAAAACAGAAAAATGCGCAGCATGGCAAACCGCAATAGGGCTTCAGGCTGTAGACGGACTTGAGCCGTCAGAATACCTCATCAGAACAGCCAAAGAGCATATTGAGGGAAAAATAGATATGGCGGCGGTAAAGCAGCGCATCAAAAGTTACTATGAAGAAATCTCAAAACACAGAGTTTTCGAATCAGACAACAGGGAAGCAGATGTTGTATCGACAAGAATAACCGAACTGCTTAGCGAGAAAACATTCCAATTTTCACCTGTAGAGTGGAAAATAATACACAACCGTCTTTTTGACGGCATACTTGGTAATGCAGGGAAATACAGAGACTGCAACATTACGAAAAAAGAATGGATTCTCAACGGAGACACTGTACTGTATGCCTCGTTTGAAAGTATAAAAAACACGGTCGAGTACGATTTTGAACAGGAAAAAAAATATTCGTACGAAAATTTGACAGTTCAAGATATGATTAAACATATAGCAAAATTTACGGCGGACATTTGGCAGATACACCCATTCATTGAAGGCAATACAAGAGCGACGGCAGTGTTTATTATCAAATATCTCAATACATTTGGTTTTGCCATCAGCAACGATGCTTTTGAAAAAAATTCATTGTACTTTAGGAATGCGCTTGTACGGGCAAACTATAACAACTTCAGTAAAGGAATATACGCAAAGACTGATTACCTCGAGAGATTTTTTGAAAATCTGCTTATCGGTACACAACACCAGCTTAGAAACAGAAATCTGCATATAGATGTCCCAAAAGTTCAAAATGTCCAAAATGATACTTTGAAAAATGGTACTTTGAAATTGACACCAAAAGAACTTGCTGTATATAATGCGGTAACAGCCAATCCTGAGGCGACGCAGAAAGAAATAGCGGAACTCACCAAAGTATCATTAATTACAGTAAAACGCATTACGGTTGTGCTGCAGGAAAAGAGGTTAATCAAAAGAATTAACGGCAAACGCAACGGCAGGTGGGAAATTGTCTGA
- a CDS encoding heat-shock protein Hsp90: MKELVTELVNAPSCCAELKALAQQWLADEGTECEAETTAKLIAELKEDVLPVDEVIAFFNSPQAAEIFGEEQQKIYQKHMAELKAAGGQYCDCPACAAGLKILEKFGAL; this comes from the coding sequence ATGAAGGAACTCGTAACTGAACTTGTCAATGCGCCGAGCTGCTGCGCGGAGTTGAAAGCGCTTGCACAGCAGTGGCTTGCCGATGAAGGTACGGAATGCGAAGCCGAAACGACGGCAAAGCTGATTGCCGAGCTGAAAGAAGACGTACTGCCGGTGGACGAAGTAATTGCTTTCTTCAATTCGCCGCAGGCGGCTGAAATTTTCGGCGAAGAACAGCAGAAGATTTATCAGAAACACATGGCAGAGCTTAAAGCAGCCGGCGGACAGTACTGTGACTGCCCCGCATGCGCGGCTGGACTTAAAATTCTTGAGAAGTTCGGAGCCCTTTAA
- a CDS encoding D-2-hydroxyacid dehydrogenase encodes MKDVNDGMKKILVAPPLDGERLRLFAERVKEKCAGFDCEFMMNTQGGVTVEEIAEANAIIGTVSPKKLAAAKKLELLQLTSAGADAHSAPGVVDESVLLCNCAGAYGTSVSEWMLAVTFSLIRHLDGYMKNQAAKKWESLGRVISIEDSTVLVLGLGDIGGRYARAVKAMGAHVIGIRRTEKAKPEYLDEQYTIESLLSVVGRADIIAMVLPGGRQTEHLFDEKLFGLCKNGAYIINAGRGNAIDPAALKNALKSGRIAGAGLDVTEPEPLPADDELWTMDNVVITPHIAGWFFLEKTFDNVAEIASNNIAHWLKGEPADHVVNRKTGY; translated from the coding sequence ATGAAGGACGTGAATGACGGTATGAAGAAGATTCTTGTTGCCCCGCCGCTTGACGGGGAAAGGCTTCGGCTTTTTGCGGAGCGCGTTAAGGAAAAGTGCGCCGGTTTTGATTGTGAATTTATGATGAATACGCAGGGCGGCGTGACTGTGGAAGAGATTGCGGAGGCAAACGCGATTATAGGCACGGTGTCACCCAAGAAGCTTGCCGCCGCCAAGAAGCTTGAACTGCTGCAGCTCACCTCGGCGGGAGCCGATGCCCATTCGGCGCCGGGAGTTGTTGACGAAAGCGTGCTGCTTTGCAACTGTGCAGGCGCCTACGGAACTTCCGTTTCAGAGTGGATGCTTGCCGTGACTTTTTCTCTTATCCGCCATCTCGACGGCTATATGAAAAATCAGGCGGCAAAGAAGTGGGAATCGCTTGGCAGAGTAATTTCAATAGAGGATTCCACTGTTCTGGTGCTCGGGCTCGGCGACATCGGGGGGCGTTACGCAAGGGCGGTTAAAGCCATGGGCGCGCACGTTATCGGCATTCGCAGAACAGAGAAGGCAAAGCCGGAGTATCTGGACGAGCAGTACACGATTGAGAGCCTTCTCTCGGTTGTCGGCCGCGCAGACATAATAGCCATGGTGCTTCCGGGCGGCAGGCAGACGGAGCATCTTTTTGACGAAAAGCTGTTTGGTCTCTGCAAAAACGGAGCCTATATCATCAATGCCGGACGCGGAAACGCAATAGACCCGGCAGCATTGAAGAACGCTCTGAAAAGCGGCAGGATAGCAGGCGCGGGGCTTGACGTTACAGAACCTGAGCCTCTGCCTGCGGACGACGAGCTTTGGACAATGGACAACGTTGTAATCACCCCGCACATTGCAGGCTGGTTCTTCCTTGAAAAGACCTTTGACAACGTTGCCGAAATTGCTTCAAACAACATTGCTCACTGGCTTAAGGGCGAGCCCGCTGACCACGTTGTCAACAGAAAAACAGGATATTAG